The Thermoleophilum album genome includes a window with the following:
- the nusB gene encoding transcription antitermination factor NusB, translating into MRRSEQRRAAVVALYQHDVTGRPLSELLGSDAPPFTKELVEGVERHRQEIDSLIEQYAEGWSLERIAPLERNIMRVALHEILHRPDVPLEVAIDEAVEQAKQFCAADAPRFVNGVLAAVARAKGLVRDSG; encoded by the coding sequence ATGCGCCGCTCCGAGCAGCGGCGCGCCGCGGTCGTCGCTCTGTACCAGCACGACGTCACCGGTCGCCCGCTAAGCGAGCTGCTCGGTAGCGACGCTCCGCCGTTCACCAAGGAACTCGTCGAGGGTGTCGAGCGACATCGCCAAGAGATCGATTCGTTGATCGAGCAGTACGCGGAGGGCTGGTCGCTGGAGCGCATCGCCCCGCTCGAACGCAACATCATGCGAGTCGCTTTGCACGAGATCCTGCACCGCCCGGACGTGCCCCTGGAGGTCGCGATCGACGAGGCGGTAGAGCAAGCGAAGCAGTTCTGCGCGGCCGACGCGCCGCGCTTCGTCAACGGCGTGCTGGCCGCCGTCGCGCGTGCCAAGGGCTTGGTCCGGGACTCCGGATAA
- a CDS encoding polyprenyl synthetase family protein — translation MRLAADPETLYPVALQRRVERYLSEELPFAAVAGTERLVEAMRYSLLAPAKRVRPVLALATAGALGHDPDEVLPLAAAIEMIHTYSLIHDDLPAMDDDDLRRGQPTCHVAYGEDVAILAGDCLFAEAVALVLREQIGPPQRVLAALRELIEATGLAGMVGGQFLDVSGAAESGEIERLARMHSLKTGALIAASVGSVLTLVGQDGPATMPYRAFAAELGLLFQIVDDILDVSGNEQQLGKRRGSDQRLRKITYVTAHGLEGARRLAAETHERALAQLARAPGETAELRRIADYVLARQR, via the coding sequence GTGCGCCTAGCGGCGGATCCCGAGACCCTCTACCCGGTCGCGCTGCAGCGGCGGGTCGAGCGTTACTTGAGTGAAGAGCTGCCGTTCGCCGCGGTCGCCGGAACCGAACGCTTGGTGGAGGCGATGCGCTACTCGTTGCTTGCACCGGCCAAGCGCGTGCGGCCGGTGTTGGCGCTCGCCACCGCGGGAGCCCTGGGGCACGACCCGGATGAGGTGCTGCCCCTCGCCGCGGCGATCGAGATGATCCACACCTACTCGCTGATCCACGATGACCTGCCGGCGATGGATGACGATGATCTGCGCCGTGGGCAGCCAACCTGCCACGTCGCCTACGGAGAGGACGTCGCGATCCTCGCCGGCGACTGTCTCTTCGCGGAGGCCGTGGCACTCGTACTGCGCGAGCAGATCGGCCCACCGCAGCGCGTGCTCGCGGCGCTGCGCGAGCTGATCGAGGCGACCGGGCTCGCGGGCATGGTCGGCGGCCAGTTCCTCGATGTCAGCGGCGCCGCCGAGTCCGGGGAGATCGAGCGCCTCGCGCGCATGCACAGCCTCAAGACCGGTGCGCTGATCGCCGCTTCGGTTGGTTCCGTATTGACGTTGGTCGGCCAGGATGGACCTGCCACAATGCCTTATCGGGCCTTCGCAGCCGAGCTCGGACTCCTGTTTCAAATCGTGGACGACATCCTCGACGTCAGCGGCAACGAACAGCAGCTCGGGAAGCGCCGCGGCTCCGATCAGCGTCTGCGCAAGATCACCTACGTGACCGCTCACGGTCTCGAAGGCGCACGCCGGCTGGCCGCAGAAACGCACGAGCGGGCGCTCGCGCAGCTCGCACGGGCGCCCGGCGAGACCGCTGAGCTGCGCCGGATCGCCGACTACGTGCTCGCGCGTCAACGGTGA
- the dxs gene encoding 1-deoxy-D-xylulose-5-phosphate synthase, whose protein sequence is MSGRVDSTSGGTGGAAERRRLLDRIDGPADLKGLSDEELAQVAQEVRELIIDTIGEIGGHFGANLGTCEIAVALHSLLDSPRDKILWDVGHQAYPHKVLTGRRDHLHTIRKYGGLAPFCSIFESEHDIMGAGHASTAISYAVALKEAMRKGYCEDGHVVAVVGDGALTGGVAFEALHNAGGMELPIVILLNDNGMSIAPNVGALARLFNRLRLNPKLHHAREDIEDALTKLPLGIGERIERLGPILKESLKAYWAPGLFFEELNLAYVGVIDGHDVRAVREAVREALHAERPVVVHCKTIKGKGFAPAEEGGLEGMEKWHAAKAGSILNRAPAPKKPPKPSPKPTYTEVFGRALVAECRRDPRVVGITAAMNSGTGLNILQRELPDRYYDVGIAEQHAVLFAAGLALAGAKPVAAIYSTFLQRAYDQIVHDVCLQRLNVVFAMDRAGLVGDDGPTHHGAFDISYLRCLPHIVLMAPRDEAMLVRMLRTALLYDDGPIALRYPRGEAVGVPIPEDPEPIEIGRAEVLAAGERVALVGYGFGVRVALEAADLLGEVHGIEPTVVDARFCKPLDEELLLRLAAEHELLVTIEENQLAGGFGSAVVELLSDKGLAGTTRVVRFGLPDRFVTHGAPALLRREVGLTGEHVAARVAELVLARSEFVA, encoded by the coding sequence GTGAGCGGTCGCGTCGACAGCACCTCGGGTGGGACCGGCGGTGCAGCCGAGCGGCGGCGGCTGCTCGATCGCATCGACGGTCCTGCTGATCTCAAGGGGCTCAGCGACGAAGAGCTCGCGCAGGTCGCCCAAGAAGTCCGCGAACTAATCATCGACACGATCGGCGAAATCGGCGGCCACTTCGGCGCCAACCTCGGGACCTGCGAGATCGCTGTGGCGTTGCACAGCCTGCTCGATTCGCCACGCGACAAGATCCTGTGGGACGTCGGTCACCAGGCCTACCCCCACAAGGTCTTGACCGGGCGCCGCGACCACCTCCACACGATCCGCAAGTACGGCGGGCTCGCGCCTTTCTGCTCGATCTTCGAGTCGGAGCACGACATCATGGGTGCCGGCCACGCCTCCACCGCCATCTCCTACGCGGTGGCCCTCAAGGAGGCGATGCGCAAGGGCTACTGCGAAGACGGTCACGTGGTCGCGGTGGTCGGCGACGGCGCGCTGACGGGCGGGGTCGCGTTCGAGGCGCTGCACAACGCGGGCGGCATGGAACTGCCGATCGTGATCCTTTTGAACGACAACGGCATGTCGATCGCGCCCAACGTCGGTGCGCTCGCGCGCCTCTTCAATCGGCTGCGCCTGAACCCCAAACTGCACCACGCGCGCGAGGACATCGAGGACGCGCTCACCAAGTTGCCGCTCGGTATCGGCGAGCGCATCGAGCGCCTCGGTCCGATCCTCAAGGAGTCGCTCAAGGCCTACTGGGCGCCGGGCCTCTTCTTCGAGGAGCTGAACCTCGCCTACGTGGGAGTGATCGACGGTCACGACGTGCGCGCCGTGCGGGAAGCGGTGCGCGAAGCGCTGCACGCCGAGCGACCGGTGGTGGTGCACTGCAAGACGATCAAGGGGAAGGGCTTCGCGCCGGCCGAGGAAGGCGGGCTCGAGGGCATGGAGAAGTGGCACGCCGCCAAAGCCGGTTCGATCCTCAACCGCGCGCCGGCCCCCAAGAAGCCGCCCAAGCCCTCGCCGAAGCCGACCTACACGGAGGTCTTCGGTCGTGCCCTGGTCGCGGAGTGTCGGCGTGACCCGCGCGTGGTCGGGATCACCGCGGCGATGAACTCGGGAACCGGCCTCAACATCCTGCAGCGCGAACTGCCCGACCGCTACTACGACGTAGGGATCGCCGAACAGCACGCAGTTTTGTTTGCGGCTGGTCTCGCGTTGGCCGGCGCCAAGCCGGTGGCTGCGATCTACTCGACCTTCCTACAGCGCGCCTACGACCAGATCGTGCACGACGTCTGTCTGCAGCGACTCAACGTGGTCTTCGCAATGGACCGTGCTGGCTTGGTCGGGGACGACGGTCCGACGCACCACGGCGCATTCGACATTTCGTACCTCAGGTGTCTACCTCACATCGTGCTGATGGCTCCGCGCGACGAGGCGATGTTGGTACGCATGTTGCGCACCGCGTTGCTCTACGACGACGGGCCGATCGCGCTCCGCTACCCGCGCGGCGAGGCGGTGGGGGTGCCGATCCCCGAGGATCCAGAACCGATCGAGATCGGCCGTGCGGAGGTGTTGGCGGCAGGCGAGCGGGTAGCCCTGGTCGGTTACGGGTTCGGCGTGCGGGTGGCTTTGGAGGCAGCCGACCTGCTCGGCGAGGTCCACGGCATCGAGCCGACGGTGGTCGACGCTCGCTTTTGCAAGCCTCTCGACGAAGAGCTCTTGCTCCGGCTAGCGGCCGAACACGAGTTGCTGGTGACGATCGAGGAAAACCAGTTGGCCGGGGGCTTCGGTTCGGCGGTCGTCGAGCTCTTGTCCGACAAGGGGCTTGCGGGAACCACGCGCGTCGTCCGTTTCGGCCTGCCCGATCGCTTCGTCACGCACGGTGCGCCGGCGCTCCTGCGGCGGGAAGTCGGTCTGACCGGCGAGCACGTGGCTGCCCGCGTAGCCGAGTTGGTGCTAGCACGTAGCGAGTTTGTGGCCTGA
- a CDS encoding TlyA family RNA methyltransferase, with translation MARAKGKVRLDLLLCERGFFATRSRAAAAVMAGEVLVGERRERASKPGQQVSRDVALALVERPRYASRGGDKLEWALRETGVEVAGRLCLDVGAATGGFTDCLLAHGARRVVALDVGRGLLEPRLREDPRVVVLERLNARHLEPGALPFAPSLIVIDVSFISLRKVLAPVLRCAAARFDCLALVKPQFELGPREAPGGVVADGAARTRALVEVGRFALSQLDVSVLGFAPSGVPGPAGNLETFVHLAERDRGGLTNEGELVAAAERAEKRWQELRGEGARDSDRSAPPPVATRRDEGARRAG, from the coding sequence GTGGCTCGTGCGAAGGGAAAGGTTCGGCTCGACCTGTTGCTATGCGAGCGCGGTTTTTTCGCCACGCGTTCGCGCGCGGCTGCTGCTGTGATGGCGGGGGAGGTGCTGGTCGGCGAGCGGCGCGAGCGGGCGTCCAAGCCGGGGCAACAGGTGTCACGCGATGTAGCCCTGGCGCTGGTCGAGCGCCCACGGTACGCCTCGCGCGGCGGTGACAAGCTGGAGTGGGCGTTGCGCGAGACCGGCGTCGAAGTGGCTGGTCGCCTGTGTCTCGACGTCGGCGCTGCGACCGGCGGCTTCACGGATTGTCTGCTCGCCCACGGCGCGCGGCGGGTGGTAGCGCTCGACGTCGGTCGCGGACTGCTCGAACCGCGCCTGCGCGAGGACCCTCGGGTCGTAGTGCTGGAGCGTCTCAACGCACGACACCTGGAGCCCGGCGCGCTGCCGTTCGCCCCGTCGCTGATCGTGATCGACGTCTCGTTCATCTCGCTGCGCAAAGTCCTGGCGCCGGTCCTGCGTTGTGCGGCCGCTCGCTTTGACTGCCTGGCGCTGGTGAAACCGCAGTTCGAACTCGGACCGCGCGAGGCGCCGGGGGGCGTCGTCGCCGACGGTGCTGCGCGTACGCGGGCACTGGTCGAAGTCGGTCGTTTCGCGCTTTCGCAGCTGGACGTTTCAGTGCTCGGCTTCGCTCCCAGCGGGGTCCCCGGACCGGCGGGAAACTTGGAGACGTTTGTCCATCTGGCCGAGCGGGACCGAGGGGGCTTGACCAACGAGGGGGAACTGGTGGCGGCAGCCGAGCGTGCAGAAAAGCGGTGGCAAGAGCTGCGCGGCGAAGGCGCTCGCGACAGCGACCGGTCGGCGCCGCCGCCGGTGGCGACGCGGCGCGACGAGGGCGCCCGGCGGGCAGGCTGA
- a CDS encoding NAD(+)/NADH kinase, whose translation MSEAATPQTIDRGGLSRRSAPATVTVFTRRNPARTSAALRRLIELARASGVRVQVPQEEVAKHGLRPDRDGVVETAAGSPCDVAVALGGDGTILHALRTYAGTGTPVFAINFGAIGFLATIEGDRLEEGLARLFSGNFEVLALPALELERQGERHIAFNDVAVHRRHGGRVAELAYFVSGEELGEVRCDGLVVATPAGSTGYNLANGGPVLAWGVEGYVVSFIAPHTLTARALVVAPADDLELMNRSAEEAVDVVCDGRTVSELEPHERLPLRFVPRRALLAQLPGASFYARLRSKFGLLAS comes from the coding sequence GTGAGCGAGGCAGCTACGCCACAGACGATCGATCGCGGCGGGCTATCCAGACGGTCCGCGCCGGCGACGGTGACGGTCTTCACGCGCCGCAACCCTGCCCGCACTTCGGCGGCGTTGCGGCGGCTCATCGAGTTGGCGCGGGCGAGTGGCGTACGGGTGCAAGTACCACAGGAAGAGGTCGCCAAGCACGGTCTGCGGCCGGATCGGGACGGCGTCGTCGAAACGGCTGCCGGCAGCCCTTGCGATGTCGCAGTCGCGCTCGGCGGCGACGGCACGATCCTTCATGCGCTGCGCACCTACGCGGGAACTGGCACGCCGGTGTTCGCGATCAACTTCGGTGCGATCGGCTTTCTCGCGACCATTGAGGGCGATCGCCTCGAAGAAGGTTTGGCGCGACTGTTCAGCGGAAACTTCGAGGTCCTCGCACTACCCGCACTAGAGCTCGAACGGCAGGGCGAGCGCCACATCGCGTTCAACGACGTCGCCGTTCACCGTCGCCACGGGGGGCGCGTGGCGGAGCTCGCCTACTTCGTCAGCGGCGAAGAGCTCGGCGAGGTGCGGTGCGACGGCCTGGTGGTTGCCACGCCGGCCGGCTCTACCGGCTACAACCTCGCCAACGGAGGCCCGGTGTTGGCGTGGGGGGTGGAAGGCTACGTCGTGTCCTTCATCGCCCCGCACACCCTCACCGCCCGGGCGCTGGTGGTGGCGCCGGCGGATGACCTCGAGCTGATGAACCGCTCGGCCGAAGAGGCGGTCGACGTGGTCTGCGACGGCCGCACGGTTTCGGAGCTCGAACCGCACGAGCGGCTGCCCCTCAGGTTCGTGCCGAGGCGTGCCCTGCTTGCCCAGCTGCCGGGCGCGTCCTTCTACGCGCGTTTGCGCAGCAAGTTCGGCTTGCTGGCGAGTTGA
- the recN gene encoding DNA repair protein RecN has protein sequence MLTELRIDKLLLIDRAELRLAPGLNVITGETGAGKTLLVHALELLLGARPRKGCVRPGSEEAWVEAVFETSPDLFAGEGLGLERARALAAADEELIVARRVGADGRSRAYVGGRAVSLADLRAVTERLLGFVGQHEHRRLLSPGFQLDLLDRFAGDRQQELRDCAAAAHQELVAARRRLDQLEQAAAGREREIDLLRFELAEIDALAPSVAEELELRSERERLRRAEELARAAFLCAEALAGEGTEVSAFGDVLAVAEREAAAVRCADPDFDRLLARLESLRLEAQDLAAELRSYGERSESDPERLAAVEERLERYDRLLRKHGGTVGAVLEHAAACRERLAQLEAVEDAIAEARERVEALAHGYDELATALHESRVSAAPRLARAVERELRALAFPHARFEVRVEQAAVAGPLGRDAVAFALAANPGVDPAPIREAASGGELSRVLLALTAVAGAGELPTIVFDEIDAGVGGRTAHVVGERLASVAESTQVLCVTHLPQVAARADAHFRVVKELAAGSATTRVERLANDAVVAELCRMLGADESDAGARRHVETLRRAA, from the coding sequence GTGCTTACTGAACTGCGTATCGACAAGCTGCTTTTGATCGACCGTGCCGAGCTCCGGCTGGCGCCCGGCCTGAACGTGATCACCGGTGAGACCGGCGCTGGCAAGACGCTGCTCGTGCACGCGCTCGAGCTACTGCTCGGAGCGCGTCCACGCAAGGGCTGCGTGCGACCGGGGTCCGAGGAGGCTTGGGTGGAGGCGGTCTTCGAGACGTCACCGGACCTCTTTGCCGGGGAGGGCCTCGGCCTCGAGCGGGCGCGGGCGTTGGCAGCGGCCGACGAGGAGCTGATCGTCGCGCGCCGGGTAGGCGCTGATGGACGCTCACGGGCCTACGTCGGGGGGCGAGCGGTTTCGCTTGCCGATCTTCGCGCGGTGACCGAGCGTCTGCTCGGGTTCGTCGGGCAGCACGAGCACCGCCGGCTGCTGAGCCCCGGTTTCCAGCTCGATCTGCTGGATCGCTTCGCGGGCGATCGCCAGCAGGAGCTCAGGGACTGTGCGGCCGCCGCGCACCAGGAGCTAGTAGCGGCCCGCCGGCGCCTCGACCAGCTCGAACAAGCGGCCGCGGGGCGCGAGCGCGAAATCGATCTCCTGCGCTTTGAGCTCGCGGAGATCGATGCGCTGGCGCCGAGCGTCGCCGAGGAACTCGAGCTGCGCAGCGAACGGGAACGCCTGCGGCGCGCTGAGGAGCTTGCCCGCGCTGCCTTTCTCTGTGCGGAAGCGCTAGCTGGTGAGGGAACCGAGGTATCGGCGTTTGGCGACGTGCTGGCGGTCGCCGAGCGCGAGGCGGCGGCGGTCCGCTGCGCCGATCCCGATTTCGACCGCTTGCTCGCACGGCTGGAATCGCTCCGCCTGGAAGCGCAGGACCTAGCTGCGGAGCTGCGCTCCTACGGCGAGCGCAGTGAGAGCGACCCGGAGCGCCTGGCGGCGGTCGAGGAGCGGCTCGAGCGTTACGACCGCCTGCTGCGCAAGCACGGAGGCACGGTCGGCGCGGTGCTCGAGCACGCGGCTGCCTGCCGCGAGCGCTTGGCGCAGCTGGAGGCTGTCGAGGACGCGATCGCCGAAGCGCGCGAGCGCGTCGAAGCGCTTGCCCACGGCTACGACGAGCTCGCCACGGCGCTTCACGAGAGCCGCGTCAGCGCGGCGCCGCGACTGGCGCGCGCGGTCGAGCGCGAGCTGCGGGCGCTCGCCTTCCCGCACGCCCGCTTCGAGGTGCGGGTCGAGCAGGCGGCGGTCGCCGGCCCGCTCGGGCGCGACGCGGTCGCCTTCGCGCTCGCCGCCAACCCGGGTGTCGACCCAGCGCCGATCCGCGAGGCCGCATCCGGCGGCGAGCTTTCACGCGTGCTGTTGGCCCTGACCGCGGTGGCGGGTGCCGGCGAGCTGCCGACGATCGTGTTCGACGAGATCGACGCAGGCGTCGGGGGTCGAACGGCACACGTTGTCGGCGAGCGCCTGGCGTCGGTCGCTGAAAGCACGCAGGTCCTCTGCGTAACCCACCTCCCGCAGGTCGCGGCCCGCGCCGACGCCCACTTCAGGGTCGTCAAAGAGCTCGCCGCGGGCAGCGCCACGACTAGGGTCGAGCGTCTCGCCAACGACGCCGTCGTGGCCGAGCTTTGCCGCATGCTGGGAGCCGACGAAAGCGATGCCGGAGCGCGGCGCCATGTCGAGACGCTGCGGCGAGCCGCTTGA
- a CDS encoding CTP synthase, whose protein sequence is MNTADAPSTRFLFVTGGVVSALGKGIAAASIGRLLVARGLSVALLKFDPYINVDPGTMSPFQHGEVFVTEDGAETDLDLGHYERFTDVNTTRASNATAGAIYDAVIRRERRGDYLGGTVQVIPHITDEIKSRIRLVAEAQAADVVICEVGGTVGDIESLPFLEALRQFQVDLGRERCMFVHVTLVPFLGHAGELKTKPTQHSVQELRRIGIQPDMVMCRSEERLGREIRDKIALFANLPERFVVSAPDVDLIYKVPLEFRREGVDERILEHFGISAPEPDLREWEQLVARYDSAVETVRIGLVGKYTKLADAYLSVTEALGHAGAHHLARVEVRFVDAERLGEEETERSLRECDGVLIPGGFGQRGVEGKIEAARFARERGVPFLGICLGMQIAVCEFARHVAGMEGANSTEFDPETPYPVIDLLPEQKEVRDLGGTMRLGADPVKLHAGTRAREIYGEAVVYERHRHRYEVNNHLRKRLERAGLVCSGTSPDERLVEIVELRDHPFFVASQFHPEFKSRPTRPHPLFREFVGAALEQARRRGAASETAGSEARSVTARGS, encoded by the coding sequence GTGAACACCGCCGACGCCCCGAGCACGCGTTTCCTGTTCGTGACTGGCGGTGTCGTCTCGGCGCTTGGAAAGGGCATCGCTGCCGCCTCGATCGGTCGCCTGTTGGTCGCCCGCGGCCTGAGCGTCGCCCTGCTCAAGTTCGATCCCTACATCAACGTTGACCCGGGCACGATGAGCCCGTTCCAACACGGTGAGGTGTTCGTCACGGAGGACGGCGCCGAAACCGACCTCGACCTCGGCCACTACGAGCGCTTCACGGACGTCAACACGACGCGCGCATCCAACGCGACCGCCGGCGCGATCTACGACGCCGTGATCCGCCGCGAGCGTCGCGGCGACTACCTCGGCGGCACCGTACAGGTAATTCCCCACATCACCGACGAGATCAAAAGCCGCATTCGTCTCGTCGCCGAGGCGCAGGCCGCCGACGTCGTGATCTGCGAGGTCGGCGGCACGGTCGGTGACATCGAGTCGCTGCCGTTCCTTGAGGCCTTGCGGCAGTTCCAAGTCGACCTCGGTCGCGAGCGCTGCATGTTCGTGCACGTCACGCTCGTGCCGTTCCTCGGGCACGCCGGTGAGCTCAAGACGAAACCCACCCAGCACTCCGTTCAGGAGCTGCGGCGCATCGGCATTCAGCCGGACATGGTCATGTGCCGCAGCGAGGAGCGCCTGGGGCGCGAAATTCGCGACAAGATTGCGCTGTTCGCGAACCTGCCGGAGCGCTTCGTGGTGTCGGCTCCCGATGTCGACTTGATCTACAAGGTTCCGCTCGAGTTCCGACGGGAAGGCGTCGACGAGCGAATTCTCGAGCACTTCGGGATCTCCGCACCTGAGCCCGATCTGCGCGAGTGGGAGCAGCTCGTCGCACGCTATGACTCGGCAGTCGAGACCGTCCGCATCGGGCTTGTCGGCAAGTACACGAAGCTCGCCGATGCATACCTCTCGGTCACCGAAGCCTTAGGTCATGCCGGGGCCCACCACTTGGCGCGAGTCGAGGTGCGTTTCGTCGACGCTGAGCGCCTCGGTGAAGAGGAGACCGAGCGGTCGTTGCGCGAATGCGACGGCGTACTGATTCCGGGCGGCTTCGGGCAGCGCGGCGTGGAGGGCAAGATCGAGGCCGCACGTTTTGCGCGCGAGCGCGGCGTACCGTTCCTCGGGATCTGCCTGGGGATGCAGATCGCGGTCTGCGAGTTCGCACGCCACGTGGCGGGCATGGAGGGCGCCAACTCGACCGAGTTCGATCCCGAAACGCCGTACCCGGTGATCGATCTCTTGCCCGAGCAGAAGGAAGTTCGCGATCTCGGGGGCACGATGCGGCTAGGCGCCGATCCGGTCAAGCTGCACGCAGGCACGCGGGCGCGGGAGATCTACGGCGAAGCGGTGGTCTACGAGCGGCACCGCCACCGCTACGAAGTCAACAATCACCTCCGTAAGCGGCTCGAGCGAGCTGGTCTGGTGTGCTCCGGTACGTCCCCGGACGAGCGGCTGGTGGAGATCGTCGAGCTGCGCGACCACCCGTTCTTCGTCGCATCCCAGTTCCACCCGGAGTTCAAGTCGCGTCCGACCCGCCCGCACCCCCTGTTCCGAGAGTTCGTCGGCGCTGCGCTGGAACAGGCGCGCCGGCGCGGTGCTGCGAGCGAAACGGCAGGCTCCGAGGCACGTTCGGTCACGGCCCGCGGGAGCTGA
- a CDS encoding NUDIX hydrolase, whose amino-acid sequence MAFERVSSEVVWRGRIATVRVDRFRHDDSPEIATREIVEHPGAVAVLAHDHEFLYMVRQPREAVGEEALLELPAGKLDGADRDPLATARRELAEEVGKGAARWRWLMKFYTSPGFADEQVHLFLATDLHDESAESADDERIEVVRWPLERLDDAIAECADAKSLVGLLWLRREQLTGRFP is encoded by the coding sequence TTGGCCTTCGAGCGCGTTTCCTCGGAGGTCGTCTGGCGGGGCCGGATCGCGACGGTGCGTGTCGATCGCTTTCGCCACGACGACTCGCCGGAGATCGCGACCCGCGAGATCGTCGAGCACCCGGGCGCGGTCGCTGTGCTCGCCCACGATCACGAGTTCCTGTACATGGTTCGCCAGCCGCGGGAGGCGGTTGGGGAGGAGGCTCTGCTGGAGTTGCCTGCAGGCAAGCTCGACGGCGCGGACCGCGACCCCTTAGCTACGGCGCGTCGTGAACTCGCCGAAGAGGTCGGCAAGGGAGCTGCGCGGTGGCGCTGGCTGATGAAGTTCTACACCTCGCCCGGCTTCGCCGATGAGCAGGTTCACCTTTTTCTTGCCACTGACCTACACGACGAAAGCGCCGAGAGCGCGGACGATGAGCGGATCGAGGTGGTGCGCTGGCCGCTCGAACGCCTCGACGATGCGATCGCCGAATGCGCCGATGCGAAGAGCCTCGTAGGACTCCTCTGGCTGCGGCGCGAGCAGCTCACTGGTCGCTTCCCGTGA
- a CDS encoding tyrosine recombinase produces the protein MSTTKSAERPRHERLVLDFLAHLEFDRGLSRNTLAAYRSDLLQWGEFLRERRRHALTARPSDVQDFLAALAAGRESRRPAPQRQPRAAGEPRARPTTVRRKAAALRAFYRFLRSEGLRSDDPTTALRAPRRPRRAPAVLRRDEVERLLAAPRGSDPLTLRDRALLELLYACGLRASEAAALDLGDIDPQEALVRVRGKGEKERLVPVGRVALSALDLWLSRGRPRLVGATNERALFVNARGGRLTRQGVYTIVRRHARTAGLARKLSPHTLRHTFATHLLAGGCDLRTVQELLGHADVTTTQIYTQLAADRLRDDYYRAHPRALHKAVQELPDRKFDA, from the coding sequence GTGAGCACCACGAAGTCCGCGGAGCGTCCGCGGCACGAGCGCCTGGTACTCGACTTCCTCGCGCACCTGGAGTTCGATCGGGGACTCTCCCGTAACACGCTCGCTGCCTACCGCAGCGACCTGCTGCAGTGGGGGGAATTCCTGCGCGAGCGACGACGCCACGCGCTCACCGCGCGACCGTCCGACGTGCAGGACTTCCTGGCCGCGTTGGCAGCGGGACGCGAGTCGAGGCGTCCAGCGCCGCAGCGACAGCCACGGGCTGCAGGCGAACCGCGCGCGCGCCCCACTACCGTCCGCCGCAAGGCGGCCGCGCTGAGGGCCTTTTACCGCTTTCTGCGCTCCGAGGGTCTGCGGTCTGACGATCCCACCACGGCTCTTCGCGCGCCGCGGCGGCCGCGCCGGGCACCGGCCGTGCTGCGCCGCGACGAGGTCGAGCGACTTCTGGCTGCGCCGCGCGGCAGCGACCCGCTCACGCTGCGCGACCGGGCGCTGCTTGAGCTGCTCTACGCCTGCGGCTTGCGGGCCTCGGAGGCGGCCGCTCTCGACCTTGGTGACATCGATCCCCAGGAGGCGCTTGTGCGCGTGCGTGGCAAGGGGGAGAAGGAGCGCCTAGTGCCAGTCGGGAGGGTTGCTCTGTCGGCGCTCGACCTGTGGCTCTCGCGGGGACGTCCACGGCTCGTCGGCGCCACAAACGAGCGCGCGCTGTTCGTCAACGCCCGAGGTGGGCGCCTCACTCGACAGGGCGTCTACACGATCGTGCGCCGACACGCACGCACCGCCGGTCTGGCGCGAAAGCTCAGTCCGCACACGCTGCGTCACACCTTCGCAACTCACCTGCTGGCCGGCGGCTGCGACCTGCGCACCGTCCAGGAGCTGCTCGGCCACGCCGACGTCACGACTACGCAGATCTACACGCAACTCGCGGCCGATCGTCTGCGCGACGATTACTACCGGGCTCATCCCCGCGCGCTGCACAAAGCCGTGCAGGAGCTCCCCGACCGCAAGTTTGATGCCTGA